One Desulfurella sp. genomic region harbors:
- a CDS encoding helix-hairpin-helix domain-containing protein, which yields MKIAFGVFLSILIVFNIAFAQSEKLNINIASQSALTKLPGIGPKTAKKIVDYRNSHGFFNSIDEIKNVSGIGEKKFEKLKDYITTTGGVAEIKKNTRKKF from the coding sequence ATGAAGATAGCGTTTGGTGTATTTTTAAGCATTTTAATTGTTTTTAATATAGCTTTTGCTCAATCAGAAAAACTAAATATTAATATAGCAAGCCAGAGTGCACTTACTAAATTGCCGGGGATTGGTCCAAAAACAGCAAAAAAAATTGTTGATTACAGAAACTCACATGGCTTTTTTAATAGTATAGATGAAATAAAAAATGTTTCTGGGATTGGTGAAAAGAAATTTGAAAAACTAAAAGATTATATAACTACAACAGGTGGCGTTGCAGAAATTAAAAAGAATACACGAAAAAAATTTTAG
- a CDS encoding ATP-dependent 6-phosphofructokinase translates to MKRIGVLTSGGDCSGINATLKAIVEEAYKNNIKVTGFLEGYNGLVNDLAIELTPIQVSGILQRGGTILMTSRCEEFMQESGFKKALKTLEDEEIEGLIVIGGDGSLRGAKKLAESGIVCVGIPESIDNDIYGTDMALGVDTALNIITNAIDIIRDTASSHKRAFVIETMGRESGYLALMSAMASGAEAVLIPEVEYDIDSIMNRLKQEHERGRKYSIVVVAEGVKKTQEVTEKLKKEAGFDTRLTILGHIQRGGNPSVFDRTLGMRMGIKAVQSLINKKTCIVGLQGSDIKNVAFDVVFANKKAFSQMMLDFARLKSR, encoded by the coding sequence ATGAAAAGAATTGGTGTTTTAACAAGTGGCGGAGATTGCTCCGGAATAAATGCCACGCTTAAAGCTATAGTAGAAGAAGCATACAAAAACAACATAAAAGTAACAGGTTTTTTGGAAGGGTATAATGGCCTTGTAAATGATTTGGCTATAGAATTAACACCTATTCAAGTCAGTGGTATTTTGCAAAGGGGCGGCACGATACTTATGACATCACGATGTGAAGAATTTATGCAAGAAAGTGGTTTTAAAAAAGCACTTAAAACATTAGAAGATGAGGAAATAGAAGGCCTTATTGTAATTGGTGGTGACGGATCTTTGCGTGGCGCAAAAAAATTAGCTGAAAGTGGTATTGTATGTGTTGGGATACCAGAATCTATTGATAACGACATATATGGAACCGATATGGCATTAGGTGTTGATACCGCATTAAACATTATTACAAATGCTATTGATATTATTAGAGACACTGCATCAAGCCATAAAAGGGCATTTGTTATAGAAACTATGGGGAGAGAGAGTGGTTATCTTGCTTTAATGAGCGCTATGGCATCTGGTGCAGAAGCTGTTTTGATACCTGAAGTAGAATATGATATAGACTCTATTATGAATAGACTAAAGCAAGAACATGAACGTGGTAGAAAATACAGCATAGTTGTTGTGGCAGAAGGTGTTAAAAAAACCCAGGAAGTCACAGAAAAACTCAAAAAAGAAGCAGGTTTTGATACAAGACTTACAATACTTGGTCATATTCAAAGGGGCGGCAACCCAAGTGTCTTTGATAGGACGCTTGGCATGCGCATGGGTATTAAAGCTGTTCAATCATTGATAAACAAAAAAACTTGCATTGTTGGGCTTCAGGGCAGTGATATAAAAAATGTAGCTTTTGATGTGGTTTTTGCGAATAAAAAAGCATTTAGTCAGATGATGCTAGATTTTG